A stretch of Oligoflexia bacterium DNA encodes these proteins:
- a CDS encoding LD-carboxypeptidase has protein sequence MKKPAGLLKKDRVYMVACSSPFDQQNFKNAKQYLSDAGLKVTYARSVFAKRHYLAGTDKQRLQGMQQALKDKKAKALFFARGGYGCTRILPFTIDQAWPDKIIMGLSDVTPLLNWYALKKKCQTIHGPVLCGEQFHSLNLRQKNHILGLLSYPGKKQILQIERDYKVHKVKSGKARILGGNLSMLCSSVGTSYAVKPKNAFLFLEEVNEPAYKVDRMLTQLFQTGFLNECKAVFLGDFTDLNGDFHANAWLLALIQDLMKKQKINIPIVYGLKSGHVHADILWPIGGWVEIAKNGKQIVIDCLVQ, from the coding sequence ATGAAAAAACCTGCTGGATTACTAAAAAAAGATCGTGTGTATATGGTTGCCTGTAGCAGCCCATTTGATCAACAAAACTTTAAAAACGCCAAACAGTATCTGTCTGACGCTGGATTAAAAGTCACTTATGCTAGGAGCGTTTTTGCTAAACGTCACTATTTGGCCGGGACAGACAAACAACGTTTGCAAGGCATGCAGCAAGCCTTAAAAGATAAAAAAGCCAAAGCCTTGTTTTTTGCCAGAGGCGGTTATGGATGTACAAGGATTTTGCCCTTTACAATTGATCAGGCGTGGCCAGATAAAATTATTATGGGTTTGAGTGATGTGACCCCTTTATTAAATTGGTACGCGCTGAAAAAAAAATGTCAGACCATCCACGGACCGGTTTTATGTGGAGAACAATTTCATAGTTTAAATTTAAGACAAAAAAATCATATACTGGGATTGCTTTCTTACCCCGGAAAGAAACAAATTTTACAGATTGAAAGAGATTACAAAGTTCACAAAGTTAAAAGCGGCAAAGCAAGAATTTTGGGGGGTAATTTAAGTATGTTGTGCAGTTCAGTGGGTACTAGCTATGCAGTGAAACCTAAAAATGCATTTCTCTTTTTAGAAGAGGTGAATGAGCCAGCTTACAAAGTGGATAGAATGTTGACACAGTTGTTTCAGACTGGGTTTTTAAATGAATGTAAAGCTGTATTTTTAGGGGATTTTACAGATCTTAACGGTGATTTTCATGCCAATGCTTGGTTATTGGCTTTGATTCAGGACTTAATGAAAAAACAAAAGATTAATATACCTATTGTGTATGGCTTAAAAAGTGGACACGTCCATGCCGATATTTTATGGCCAATTGGTGGATGGGTAGAGATTGCAAAAAATGGTAAACAAATAGTTATAGATTGTTTGGTGCAATGA
- a CDS encoding serine hydrolase, with protein sequence MQTVIKRVDQAIAEHLCTACAVAIFDQYKAEQYYFGYHSQDKIHRTSQESIFDLASLTKVLATGSFLAELIEKKIIRPDQKFNFDNKEQFYYLQDLMTHQAGFVAWLNFKVLCSGDVSLLKKVVAELRPEFEAGKKSIYSDVGFVVMMHLLEQSLGQSWQKLIQNFLCSQPDFSNLFFAQSNDKVEKTTLNFVATENYSHRPSLGYVNDENCYFMGGISSHAGLFGTLPACIKAGQAWLKAIKGNSDWLSEETAKMMTSPITAQDGTVRAMCWDKPSNQGHGSTAGKYISSQGFGHLGYTGTSIWIDPEKNQGVIILANRVHPKDDHVDEFRQFRKDMHNMIWA encoded by the coding sequence ATGCAAACTGTAATTAAACGGGTTGATCAAGCAATTGCTGAGCATTTGTGTACGGCATGTGCGGTGGCTATTTTTGATCAGTATAAGGCTGAACAATATTATTTTGGCTATCACAGCCAAGATAAAATTCATCGTACCAGTCAAGAGAGTATATTTGATTTGGCTTCACTGACCAAAGTGTTAGCCACGGGATCTTTTTTAGCAGAGTTGATTGAAAAAAAAATTATACGTCCAGATCAAAAATTCAACTTTGATAATAAAGAACAGTTTTATTATTTACAAGATTTGATGACGCACCAAGCGGGCTTTGTGGCGTGGTTAAATTTTAAAGTTTTGTGTAGCGGGGATGTAAGTCTACTGAAAAAAGTTGTAGCAGAACTGCGTCCAGAATTTGAAGCCGGTAAAAAAAGTATTTACTCAGATGTTGGTTTTGTTGTGATGATGCATTTATTGGAACAAAGTTTAGGACAAAGTTGGCAAAAACTCATACAAAATTTTTTATGCTCTCAGCCTGATTTTTCAAATTTATTTTTTGCTCAAAGTAATGATAAAGTAGAAAAAACTACTCTGAACTTTGTTGCAACTGAAAATTATTCACATCGCCCTAGCTTAGGTTATGTCAATGATGAAAACTGTTATTTTATGGGAGGGATCAGCAGCCATGCCGGATTGTTTGGAACGCTTCCAGCCTGCATCAAAGCTGGGCAAGCTTGGTTAAAAGCTATCAAAGGCAATTCAGATTGGTTGAGTGAAGAAACAGCCAAGATGATGACATCTCCCATAACTGCTCAAGATGGAACAGTTAGAGCCATGTGTTGGGATAAACCTAGTAATCAAGGACACGGATCAACCGCAGGAAAATATATTTCAAGTCAGGGTTTTGGCCATCTTGGCTATACAGGAACCTCTATTTGGATTGATCCTGAAAAAAATCAAGGCGTAATTATCTTAGCCAACAGAGTACACCCCAAAGATGATCATGTAGATGAATTCCGACAATTTAGAAAAGACATGCACAATATGATATGGGCATAA